Proteins encoded together in one Quercus lobata isolate SW786 chromosome 3, ValleyOak3.0 Primary Assembly, whole genome shotgun sequence window:
- the LOC115982575 gene encoding probable nucleoredoxin 1 yields MAGEENVTEILINDEAHDFRSILSSSERDFLVRNNGDQVKIESLNGKKLALYFSASWCGPCRRFTPILIEVYNELSSKGDFEVIFVSGDEDEESFKGYFSKMPWLAIPFSDSETRDRLDELFKVRGIPHCVILDEEGKVVSDNGVEIIREYGIEAYPFTQQKIKDLKDQEEAARKNQSLRSILVSSSRDFVISSDGKKVPVSELEGKTVGLYFSLFSYKACDVFTPKLDEVYEKLKAKGENFEIVLIPLEEDEESFNQGFKSLHWFALPVKDKSCQKLARYFELAALPTLVIIGPDGKTLQSNVAEAIDEHGVLAYPFTPERFTELAEVEKAKQEAQTLESILVSGDQDFVIGKDGVKIPVTDLVGKNILLYFSAHWCPPCRAFLPKLMDAYHKIKAKDDAFEVIFISSDRDQASFDEFFSGMPWLALPFGDPRKASLSRTFKVHGIPLLVAIGPSGKTVTKEARDIIMIHGADAYPFTDERLKEIEAQIEELAKGWPEKLKLKLHEEHELVLARRRIYTCDGCGEEGNVWSYYCDECDFDLHPKCALKEEKGANDDSKEEENPHEGWNCDGETCFKV; encoded by the exons ATGGCAGGTGAAGAAAACGTTACCGAGATTTTGATCAACGACGAAGCTCACGACTTTCGCTCGATACTCTCTTCTTCTGAGAGAGACTTTCTTGTCCGCAACAACGGCGATCAG GTTAAAATTGAGAGCTTGAACGGGAAGAAGTTGGCATTGTATTTTTCAGCATCATGGTGTGGCCCCTGTCGCCGATTTACCCCAATTTTAATTGAGGTGTACAATGAACTCTCTTCAAAAGGTGATTTTGAGGTCATTTTTGTCTCGGGTGATGAAGATGAGGAGTCCTTCAAAGGGTACTTCTCCAAGATGCCATGGCTTGCAATCCCATTTTCAGATTCAGAGACACGTGATCGCTTGGATGAATTGTTTAAGGTTAGAGGCATACCCCACTGTGTAATCCTTGATGAAGAGGGGAAAGTTGTGAGTGACAATGGAGTTGAGATCATTCGGGAGTATGGAATTGAAGCGTACCCTTTCACACAACAAAAGATCAAAGATTTGAAAGATCAAGAGGAAGCAGCCAGGAAGAATCAGTCCTTGAGATCTATCTTGGTATCCAGCTCACGTGACTTTGTCATTTCATCTGATGGAAAGAAG GTGCCTGTCTCTGAACTTGAAGGAAAGACAGTAGGTCTGTATTTCTCATTATTCTCGTACAAGGCTTGTGATGTTTTTACTCCAAAACTTgatgaggtttatgaaaaattgaaagcaaAGGGAGAGAACTTTGAGATTGTGTTGATACCACTTGAAGAGGATGAGGAATCATTCAATCAAGGCTTCAAAAGCTTGCATTGGTTTGCACTACCTGTCAAGGACAAGAGCTGTCAAAAGCTAGCTCGGTACTTTGAGCTGGCAGCCCTCCCCACTTTGGTTATTATAGGGCCAGATGGGAAGACTCTTCAATCCAATGTTGCTGAAGCAATTGACGAACATGGGGTTCTGGCATACCCGTTCACGCCAGAAAGGTTCACAGAGCTTGCTGAGGTGGAGAAGGCAAAACAGGAAGCTCAAACCCTGGAGTCAATTTTGGTTTCAGGAGATCAAGATTTTGTCATTGGAAAAGATGGAGTCAAG ATTCCAGTAACAGATTTAGTGGGAAAAAACATCCTACTTTACTTCTCAGCACATTGGTGCCCTCCATGTCGCGCCTTTCTACCAAAACTTATGGATGCATACCACAAGATCAAGGCAAAGGATGATGCCTTTGAAGTGATTTTCATCTCTAGTGACAGGGATCAAGcctcttttgatgaattcttttCAGGAATGCCTTGGCTAGCGCTTCCCTTTGGTGATCCTAGGAAGGCATCCTTGAGTCGTACTTTCAAGGTCCATGGCATTCCCCTGCTTGTAGCCATTGGACCAAGTGGCAAGACTGTCACGAAAGAAGCTCGAGATATTATAATGATTCATGGGGCTGATGCTTATCCTTTTACTGATGAGCGGTTGAAGGAGATTGAGGCACAAATTGAGGAGTTGGCAAAGGGGTGGCCTGAGAAGTTGAAACTCAAACTCCATGAGGAGCACGAGCTTGTGCTTGCTCGTCGTAGGATTTATACATGTGATGGGTGTGGTGAGGAAGGAAATGTCTGGTCATATTACTGTGATGAGTGTGACTTTGATCTTCATCCAAAGTGTGccttgaaagaagaaaaaggagccAATGATGATTCCAAGGAGGAAGAAAATCCCCACGAAGGATGGAACTGCGATGGAGAAACCTGCTTCAAAGTTTAA